From the Porites lutea chromosome 5, jaPorLute2.1, whole genome shotgun sequence genome, the window AGGCTTCTCCTTATAGCTCCCTATCACACGTTGTCATCAAAGCTCCTTGCGTTTTAATTTGCCAGTGTTTCTCATCAAATGCTTGCATATTTTTAAacgtttctttctcttttcccagGTAATTACTCTGCTCTTGGCCTTAGATTCGAGTTCACTCGACGCATTGGCCATTACTTGACAAGGGTTTACATTCCAGCCATTCTCATCGCGTGTATGTCTTGGCTTTCATTCTTCATTGATCGGAAGTCAGTTCCAGCTCGTGTTGCACTAAGCATAATGACTATTCTCACAATTACAACACTGTTAATCGGTGTTGGTCAGGGATCTTTGCCTGTGGTATCGTATGTGAAAGCAGTGGACTGGTACCTAattttttgctatatttttgTGTTCTGTGCATTTGCAGAATATGCAATTGTAAACAGCATAGAAAGAGGACACAAAGAGTCTAAAGAACATCGAGTGGTAAGAATTAGTATGGATGCACTTGTACACTCCGTGGAAAGAAAAATGTGATTGAGAAGTCTACTTATACTGTCaaccaaaaatataaattttgttacaaaattgGCTAGTAAAATATCCGAGTATCGTAAATCTTTTTGTTTCCACTTGTCAATAGTTATTCTACGGCGTTGAGTTTTACACTTTTCTCAGTGATTGTTAAGCGGAAGTAAAACCGAGTCAGTCCGTAACGATTGAGAATTGTCTCCACCGTCGCTTGTTTCGCTTTTTCTACTGCTTTAGAAAAAAGACGCGAGTATCAGATTTGTAGCTAGAGTAACAATCACGTAACCCATCGAACTCATCGAACCCATCGATCAAGATAAGCTGCCGCCAAAACATTTGGAGACTTACCACCGTACTTAGAAaaacctattcggctaacttaAGGTggttcgatacagtttttcaagaccaatacctcccaagtttgagcataaactacgtcgccataaacaaagttttggaaaaattgcccccacagttgtattagataaagatgaaaatcttttatgatcagggttgcaatgacatcggagttgttatagcaacgaaatgacgctattacctattttacttacagaagtatttctcggcactgagaactgttcttccaaaattattcacgggagctttttcctccaatagccgcctcgatgttcttgaagtttaagcgaaatctgtaagagcgttatcgagatattttggcatcaagattttgtggttagaaatacggtaaaaattggataatcttgatgttcggctgttttctgtagaaaatgaagcgcttttgacatgcaatttcacctgatagtagtttcaatctttttaaaaaaaagtgtgtgaaagaccgtggagatagctccagccgattgctagaaagaaggatttgattagtatgtatcgaggcacttttgttagcggtttttgaacattttgttctactttaacaaattagcgaataatttttaaaccactcgatagatttttttaaaaaaacaagattcttgagatttaccttccttttatatgaacctttagtttcaagattattgagatattgtaaggcagtaaaataagggctacaattcgccaatattttggcagaaattttgtgtttacaaatgtgagtctctcattattcagggtattgtctccaagtttcatattttcgcgcataacaatagctagcatttttgcatatgtcgAATGCATTGTTAGTCACtgttgttcacgtgaaaatgaaacttggagacaatgccttgaataatgagaggctttcacttgtagtaacgaaacttccgataaaaaagtaacgaGTTGTAGCCCTTactttactgccttacaatgtatgaagaatcttgaaactaaaaggtcatataaaagaaaggttaatctcaagaatcttaaattttaaaaaaaatctatcgagcggtttaaaaattattcgctaattttttaaagaagaccaaaatgtttacaaaaccgctaacaagagcgcttcgatacatactaataaaacccttctttctagcaatcggctggagctatctccatgatccttcacacacgtttttaaaaagattgaaactactatcaggtgaaattgcatgtcaaaagcgcttcattttctacagataatggcgaaacaacaatattgtccattttttactgtgtttctaatCATAAAAAcatcatcccaaaatatctcgataacgctcttacagatttcgcttaaacttcacgaacatcgaggctgctattggaggaaaaagctcccgtaaaCGATcttggaagaacagttctcaGTGCCGAGGTacactgctgcaagtaaaataggtaatagcgtcatttcgttgctatgacaactccgatgccgttgcaaccctgatcataacataTTTTCATCTTTACCTAATACAACTGtgatggcaatttttccaaaactttgtttatggcgacgtagcttatgctcaaacttgggaggtattggccctgaaaaactgtatcgagccaccttaaaggtcaaatgaaccaaaaattcgaccttttttatttcagtacaATTCTAATGAAATTGgtttaatatgaaccaaataaacatactacgaagtttcagctcaattgaagaGAGTATGtccgagatattcgcaattaaaaattgctgttttttggcccttatcttcgtagagcggtcgaAAAATTTGTCGGAAAcaacagcttgtgacgtcaatgttggtcaggtttaaaaaagcgggaaattcaaaacagagtttttcgagtcgacttggcgcagaagtggtttgtgcggccataaacctggagagaacaggcaatttgtcttcaaaagttgcaagctgtggttataaccttcttattatttaattttctcgaagaatacatcatatTGAAAGGGACTTTAACAACGCCATTAATTTCCTTGTTCTGTACTGGAAATCTGCGTGCGtataggtccgatttttttcaagatgtattcacaaaatgtgttcatataaggaagtttctggatatataaggtccggagctccactgtggacacaaaaacaaaatagctttgtatagtgatttgcccaaagaaattcacgcttgcccacaatgtgtttgaagtcattTAACTTTGTcacactcgagctgatattttaaaacccacgctcgatcggacacttgtGCTTCGCAgaacactaaaatataaacaaaatcctcaatgtagaagttttggcgttggtttgtgggcagaaaaagagttaatctttatctactaaaatcttccccaaaatcggtttcaaagcaactacagtttttttaaacttgatcgtttagCGCAGATAaagtttgctttgtgttgtcaagttgaacatgcataacaccgTTCTCAGAAACGAAGTAAGAtctccttcaaacaaagttgaagttacattattgcaaaacCTTCTCTCCAGATACGTATATGATTTAATTACCGActgaggtcactttaaggaccataGACGCCACTTTAAGCTCGCAAAGAGAggcgacaagcaaagaacaattccatcatgcataaaattcagcttaagtgaactaaaaaaagcttcaataaggttgcaaaacaacgAATTTCTACTCAAAAAACATAAGGCTTAGGGCTCTTATacctgctgacaatgaagaagtgAGTTTTCTGTGCGAaataacctacctaaagatcttaaaagcaaaggATCGGTTGCAAGCTTCGCACCCAAGCCATGATTCAAGggagggtcttcattcaagcaaattaaactcaggacactgaatcattagaaagtacagaaaacagcacataagggtttgttttcctcgcttcagtcaaatccagctccagcaattgtttacgggcaaagaATCAATTATTTTGAAgccactgccggcagttgtcgttctcggctacttcacagcgagtgaaaaggaaaatttgcgtacagaaagaaaacaaaactgcgtattctaattaaaaatgaaaaagaaaaaaagaaaatgactattattacttgagcaacagaaaagtGATCGAAGTAGTCTGTTCTTCTCGAATAAGCTTGCTAGCCTTCTATAgttccgaggaagttttaagcgctcaagttcgttcactcgcaagcgttagcattactgttctttgacataagacaaggataaagctggttctgcaaaggtaaatgaatctgggcatgtaaagaAACTAACCGTAACCGTATttataacagaatacaagcgggttttaattcagtctggcgaaagaaggcgaagcactggacacaaaatcaattcacaaatcgaatgcacaattatcagaaaaatacaaacctctttggaaatgttcaaaacgttttattcaatcaatcaatcaatcaatttattcctcctcagactgacggaatgatctgtttttactctaacattggttgttctgaatccaaggtaattttcaagtgacgaaacaacaacaacaaaaacaaaaacaatgcctttacaaggagcaaacgttcgcacctcgtgtatttcattcagtctcagtcagaactctcacagaacgagacaaagcttgcgcagaacgtttttccgccctgaaagaccaacattgacgtcacgtagtctccagtctatcacgtGGCCatttaaaaaacgttttcgtgaagtcttcggaaatgctcggattttgatcttttatctttccataaaggcttgggaagaaaaatctttacccaaatctcaccTAGGAtgtttctttttagtgtttggtgaaggtaaaacgacaaaagaaaatattttaattttttggttcatttgacctttttaaaatgttgtacccaattcaaaccatTTGAGTATAAAACGtcttgtttcaggaatttccatatcatttaaatgtgaatgttACATTATAaagcaaatacaatacacaaagaatcttaacccccgggagatttgaattgggtacaacattgagttagccgaatggGTCTTTTTGTCAGTATTTATACTTTTCTGGATAAATTCTACCGCTTTTATGCAGTTTAGGAATAAATCAAATTTTACCAACTTAGAATAAAAATCAGTGAAAAGAGTTTTTACACAACGTTTCGATGTTTCCATGACATCATTATCAAGTGACAAGATAAAAACTAAGATATATTACGtcagattttattttttttgtcttgtcacTTTATAATCATGTCATGGCGACAACAAAACGTTGTGTTCAATTCTTTTCGCtaatttttattcttaagtGCTAAGGcagtttttagaaaataatGATTTCCATAGCGACTTCACAACCCGTGGGACTCATGTCCTATTTTACCTTAAAGCAGTTAGAAGTATTCGGATGCAAAATAATTGGTGCATTCAAATATGTTAACTTGTCACATGCTTGACTGCAAAGTGTTGCTGATTCTATTAGCAGTATTTAAATAGTAAGTGGAAGGGCTGCTCTAAACTCTCTGGCTCTTTTGGGCCACCATTAATAAGGTGCCTTCCAATTCAAAGGGGGTGTTTTcctcatcgttcatgaacatatAATAGTCCCTACAAAGAATATTTAATAATACGAAGAAAATTGAGGGTGTGGACTagtttccataaaaaaaaagctttgtaagCTTTATGAATTTCATCTGTTCTTTTTCTGAGTCCCGGTAAAAAGCGGTTCAAAACTGATTTTTAATTGGAAGCATCAACCTTTGTAAATGTTAGTTACTGAAATCTTGCCATGATGCTCTGACCATATGCGCAGTAAAAAAATTTTGAGGACCATGGGTACCATCCTTAAAACCAGATTCATCTTAATTTACTGACATCTAATTgagctatttgtttttcttcgctTGAATAAGTGTGGTgaattaaccctcggacgtacaggGGGGTGCATGACGACCCCCCCTTCACCTTTCagaaggtttttctgagttttttcctacAAGATAAGACATCAgtacctgacgttttcagtagctgttcgttcatccctcgcgcacattttgagacaagtttagtgatggtcagttgctatggttacgagatatgacgtcataagtagccggtggtcaagccaattttgggtgaaactacatgttttttcaacttctttcaagaataaaagtaaatcttgtggctaaaatcatgcaaagtgcttaatTATGTGTTATTcttcatgtaaagcacaaaaaattaccattttttgCAGTTtgaacctgatttctaattcttggtaaaatccaagatggcggtgaagatggcgaccattgttggtgacatCACAGGCCtacagcagcgccaccacccctAAAATATATCTCattttgttaagaagatcacAGGCTTTCCActaaggtaaaatcgtttcaaaatactgcaacatatcaaaaactccgggaaggggttccatccaccgccaacccccccaccccttgtaccacggtgggggtatgaatttgcgtgtacgtctgAGGGTGAAATGGGAATAAACACTTGGAATAAATCTTTCAGTCTATTTCTCTAAGTGAACAATAACTGAAGCTCGTTCATCATTTCAGAACTTAACGGAAATCATGAAACCTACGGATAACAACGCCAACGTTTCTTCAAGATCACTGCAGAAGGATTTCGCCGGGGAGAGAGTACGACATCCCATCTTTGCATGTCGCACGTCTGAGATGAAACTAGCTGATCTCAAGAACATTTTTAAATGCGGTTCATTAGATGATGTTGCCAAGATAGCTTTTGCTGTtgtctttattatttttaatgggTTTTACTGGTTGTATTATCTGTATTTTACTGCCTAAAAATATATCTTGCGGGGGATGCTAAACAATCAGCGTTTAAAGAGTCTCAACTCACTTTCAGCTTTTTAGTACTTAgaataataaaacttaaaatgataGTTAATTGTTTAGATCTGCTTATGGATTAGGTAACACCTACTCGCGATTATAAAACGAGATCACCGTTTCTCAGGCACGGGCTGAAGGCACTATGCTTGAAATGTAACACAGCCAGGTTTTTAGACCAAGAAATTAGCTGCTGCACGTAATGTAAATTGCTACTTTtatatccttttattttttgggtCCGCAGTAATTGGCTTTAGCTGTTGCGGTGTTCCtgtcccaattttttttagttattattaGTGTATTGTTACGTTCTTTTTAGTAGTGTTGCATatcttcaatgttttttttttctctgtattcttcagggcaaagctaataaaataaaataaaaataaataaaaatactatTGACAATGGAAGAAGAAACTAAGACTGAGCTCTTCCTTCGGCAACCCCAGTACGTGATCATCAATAAAAATAGTCTGTTAGGAAGCAGTTGTGTTTTCTTAACTTCGGTATTGCTGTGAGAATCAATCAAATCAATTTAGTAATGGAGAATATTTTCCCGACATAATCATGAAAAAAAACCCTAAAAGGTACCAGAACCTTGTTTTATCGGCCTGTCCCAAATCCATTTCCACCCCTAAGAGGTActaattcaacaacaacaaattatatgTCTGGCACTtcaaattttaatagtaataaaaaagataactttcgaacactttcttctcatAAATCTTTATTCTAATAAAGCGTATCAGCCCCTAAAATGTTACCGAGACAACTCTGGCAGCAGTCATTTTAGCTTTTAGCATCCTAAGCGGTACTAATCCacaaatttaaacccctaaaaggtacgacGAGCACCCTCGTCACTATTATAGGGAagcacctccccccccccccctccgggggGAGGGAGCAAACGTCTCCTTTGCAATAGGAAGAGGTTTTTTCGGTAGCAGTCGATCTACTGGAAGAGTGCGAACGTGAATGGGACTCAACGACCGTTttaataaaagaacatttcaaaatcAGGTCAGAGTGTCTGCCTATATATTGCCAGTGTGGATAACGTAGCTTTTAATTATTCACTGCAAAACttgaattttgaaaactttcaaTGTGAACGAATATACTCGTGAATAAGAATGAAATCATTAATGTCCATTGATTGTGGAATTTATGAATTCTGCAACAATTTGGCCAACCATACACCTCCAGTCTTGGTGCAATCTTGAGAGTCCCATTGAATTAAGAGGTCTGAAGCAGAGCAGGTCTGATACATATCCACAGACTAGATAAACGTTACTGAGGTAATAGCTTTTGACATGCAGGATCTTGCAGTTAACATTGAAATGCGAGATAAGGGTCTCCGATCTTTAAAAGCCTTCATTGACGATGGCATATTTCAAATGACTGATGACTGAATATTAGACATGGCACAGACTCCCTTCCTCAAGGGCAAATTACATTCTAAATAGGGCCTTGACGTCAGCAATGTCTGAAGAAGGTTCGAGCGATTAATCTTTTCAGCGAGAGGGAAAAGAAAGCGTGGAGCAATGCTGATGATGAAAATGCTTTCCCAGAAGGACTTTCAGTTCATttactatttttctttgttttgtttcattgcttgtttgtttttcatccCCATAAACAGAACATATTTCTGAAAAGCATGACATATTTGAGACCAGCTGATACTAGGCTTTCCTccccaaaaaggaaaaaaaaaaattttggtaaGTGAAATTCACATCAGTATCGCAAAAATCAGGGTAAACTGAGCGTCTCCGTCATTATCAAAAGTCTGGAGGAAACCTTTTGCCAAAAAGTTGTCTTGCCTTCAAGCATTAGGCCAAGGTCATTTCTGCCTGAAATAAACCGCAGCagtaaagaaataaagagaGCTGATGCCTTTTTGAGGTTAGTGCATCTTTTAGttatttcttgaaaatgttGCCTccgaaagtgttttttttttcagagaccTGTACTATTGTTCTATAAATCTTCAATTAAATTGAAATGAGTTTTTAAAGAATTTCTGCTCTCCGTGATAATAAGATGATAATATTTATAGCTTAAGGCCTCTATTGATAGGAAAAACGCTGTAAAATATGCACATGTAATTCGGCGCTTTACAAAAGTATAAATACACCTACACTGCACTTGAAAGGTATATACGCATTTTATCGAGACCCGAGGATATTTGAAAAGCCTGAAGCATTGAATATAGATAACCTTAAACCAACTCAAAGGTAAAAAGTAAGTGATATTGTAAAAAAGCAACGCTATGATGCCACCAAGGTGATCCCATTCCTGTTTCCCATTCCACTTTTCTTAAAAGATATTTCTCTCTGGATGCTCTACTAATTTTCAGGACACTAAAAACGGTAAGTGTTTGTGTTGTGAATGATTAAATATACACTCACAAATAGCCCCGACACAACATAAAAGCGAACGAGCGATGGCCTCCGTAACACCAAGAAACTTCCAGAAAACGCAACTGTTCAAAACCTTCTCCAGTGGCAATGCTGAAAAAAGAAGCCGTTTCGCACTACTAGACGAATATTTTGTTCACTCTTCTTGACGGTCAGCGTCACCACTAAAATCACAAAAACTATTTGGTTATTTTTTAGTACAATGGGTAAAAGGGTTTAAACCTTTATTAGAATGCTAAGCCtttcttatttttaaagtttgccGCTAAAGGACGTGTCACGGCAAatgttttcatttaaaaataacaacaaaaaagtttaattcatttcataaaatttcataaaatcatttcacctacccctcccctatctctcccctaagctaacacaTTCTCTCTTGCATGCAATGACTCGCTTTTTTAATCGTAACGCGGATACTTGCGATAAAGCTCTTTCGCAATGTAAAGTATAATTTACCTATCCAAACCATTGGAGGATGACTTCTTGTTAAATGGTTCATTTCATTGGCTTATAGACGATTCCGGCTACGTGGGAGGAGCTAGATCACAATGTTTGTTTGCTATTGTTCTCTGGCACCTTTGTGTTGAACGCCAAACTTGTTTAACAGCAAAACTCGTCTATTTTGGAGGACCTCTAAAAGTCTTGTTGAGGTCCAATATGGTGTAAAACGTTTAAAGGAAACAAATCTTGATTGTAAGTGCAACGGACTTGagcatttttattattattattattattattattattattattattattattattattattattattatttaaagcgcgcgcgagGCAAACGCGAGCTTTAAGTAGAGCTTACAAATATTATCCCCatgagtgcagtgtaacccCAGTGTATTTTTTTAGGTACAGCTTACATACATACCAGAGTGTGTCCAATAGAGAAATGCCGAATCCAGCAAAAGTAGTACCGGTCATCATTTTCCTGCTGTTATCAACTCAGTCAATGACAAGTGCCTTTCTCAGGTAAATAATATATTAATTACAATCCTACAGGT encodes:
- the LOC140937603 gene encoding glycine receptor subunit alpha-1-like → MTFTLELFFRQYWRDDRLSHNLPERQITLPGDAADRLWQPDTFFLNTKKGELHKLTTLNKVMVIQADGSVFISTRITLTCLCTMDFRKFPMDRQVCELKFSSYSLTTDDIVYEWKEKNKTLSGSAEIAQFTLKPVSTHQDVSSYVTGNYSALGLRFEFTRRIGHYLTRVYIPAILIACMSWLSFFIDRKSVPARVALSIMTILTITTLLIGVGQGSLPVVSYVKAVDWYLIFCYIFVFCAFAEYAIVNSIERGHKESKEHRVNLTEIMKPTDNNANVSSRSLQKDFAGERVRHPIFACRTSEMKLADLKNIFKCGSLDDVAKIAFAVVFIIFNGFYWLYYLYFTA